A window of the Falco rusticolus isolate bFalRus1 chromosome 1, bFalRus1.pri, whole genome shotgun sequence genome harbors these coding sequences:
- the FAM149A gene encoding protein FAM149A isoform X3: protein MRRPRGAGPPGGLLVVGKGLSRGSTNQCLSGKSGESLPAVFARNVQEAIDNYTGETLSSLSSSGCTTPTELNNSWSGINSYATGLSSERSSVYSWRDDEFDKANTQRVHQLLWEIDEMLFEGKVTSQTQSLQAECADWVDQFPHLRVLGKQLLLPKDEGFQHFQSRSDNFVDATCLPGLHESTSNIKELCISGSKLIPTVSPIHKLPDTSSTRISASDSSMYSFLEEEIYDVDGEIEEYLAFDNKELDDASWEQKEMRLAEKRSKRGIPPVSPNACIKDAVASEVFDHVWSSVIGILEELIKKNWETSITECDKQVQNLKAVTVKLPHLPAVRVTADARSIPLSRGSEARSASFGSHFVSSQVHRFSSNFCSDLNGVMTIQAKPLQQRHVATVEKTQNEQEDKQHSIGPSAPNSVCARLEKIAGNSVLSSSRVLLTSSRKLPSHKLPSLTSDQLSSKAPNTYSDQVLRGTKLSGSSDRLSSARAPTTRNKLPPINSEAVEQYLSIPRLQQSSHRGRYGCSRLSSAVPGSTEEWRLTGRTVIDQFSRPNTTHTFRVCYNTDTLQKRSLTPMDFVNHKGTGQGFLIGSQHYYRSFQRNPLTSRKRFQIAS from the exons ATGCGCAGGCCGCGGGGCGCCGGCCCGCCGGGGGGGCTCCTGGTCGTGGG GAAGGGACTATCCAGAGGTTCCACAAATCAGTGCCTTTCTGGAAAAAGTGGAGAATCTCTTCCAGCAGTTTTTGCAAGAAATGTGCAGGAAGCCATCGACAATTATACTGG TGAAACGCTTTCATCACTTTCATCTAGTGGTTGTACAACACCCACGGAGTTGAATAATTCTTGGTCTGGAATAAACAGCTATGCTACCGGTTTGTCTAGTGAAAGAAGTTCAGTTTACTCCTGGAGGGATGAT GAATTTGATAAAGCCAACACACAGAGAGTGCATCAGTTACTTTGGGAGATCGATGAGATGCTGTTTGAAGGAAAAGTGACCTCCCAGACTCAGAGTCTGCAGGCAGAATGTGCAGACTGGGTTGACCAATTTCCTCATCTAAG GGTTCTTGGAAAGCAGCTCCTATTGCCGAAGGATGAAggctttcagcattttcagagcagaagtGATAACTTTGTGGATGCTACGTGTTTACCTGGCCTCCATGAATCTACTAGTAATATAAAAGa GCTCTGCATTTCAGGCTCTAAACTGATCCCTACAGTATCTCCAATACATAAATTACCAGACACAAGTTCTACTAGGATTTCTGCCTCTGACTCATCCATGTATTCATTCCTGGAAGAAGAAATCTATGATGTGGATGGAGAAATAGAAGAATATCTTGCCTTTGACAACAAGGAGCT TGATGATGCGAGCTGGGAACAAAAGGAAATGCGTCTTGCTGAGAAAAGGAGTAAGCGTGGCATTCCTCCTGTTTCTCCCAATGCCTGTATCAAAGATGCCGTGGCTTCTGAAGTATTTGATCATGTCTGGAGCAGTGTAATTGGAATATTGGAggaactgattaaaaaaaattgggaaaCTAGTATCACAG AGTGTGACAAACAGGTACAAAACCTGAAAGCTGTTACAGTGAAACTTCCACATTTGCCAGCTGTTCGTGTTACAGCAGATGCTAGGAGCATTCCTCTTTCGAGAGGCTCAGAAGCACGAAGTGCATCTTTTGGGTCTCATTTTGTTTCGTCACAG GTTCACCGTTTTTCCAGCAACTTTTGTAGCGATTTGAATGGTGTGATGACAATTCAAGCAAAGCCACTCCAACAGAGGCATGTTGCCACAgtagaaaaaacaca GAATGAGCAAGAAGACAAACAACATAGCATTGGCCCCAGTGCTCCAAATTCAGTGTGCGCTAGGTTGGAGAAGATTGCTGGTAACAGTGTTCTTTCATCATCTCGGGTACTGCTGACATCTTCCAGGAAGCTGCCAAGCCATAAGTTACCTTCTCTCACTTCTGACCAACTCTCCTCAAAAGCTCCCAATACGTACAGTGATCAAGTCCTTAGGGGGACTAAATT GAGTGGCAGCTCGGATCGTTTGTCTTCTGCTCGTGCACCTACAACCCGGAACAAGTTACCACCAATAAACTCAGAAGCTGTCGAACAGTATCTTTCAATACCTCGAttgcagcagagctct CATCGAGGACGATATGGTTGTAGCAGACTGTCAAGTGCTGTGCCTGGCAGTACCGAGGAATGGCGGCTCACAGGAAGAACTGTTATTGATCAGTTTTCAAGGCCCAACACAACTCACACGTTCAGGGTATGTTACAAT ACAGACACACTTCAGAAGAGATCGCTGACTCCCATGGATTTTGTGAACCACAAAGGGACAGGTCAAGGATTTTTAATAG GCTCACAGCATTACTACAGATCATTTCAGAGAAATCCTCTAACCTCAAGGAAGAGATTTCAGATTGCATCTTAA
- the FAM149A gene encoding protein FAM149A isoform X4 gives MKVEEASRKGLSRGSTNQCLSGKSGESLPAVFARNVQEAIDNYTGETLSSLSSSGCTTPTELNNSWSGINSYATGLSSERSSVYSWRDDEFDKANTQRVHQLLWEIDEMLFEGKVTSQTQSLQAECADWVDQFPHLRVLGKQLLLPKDEGFQHFQSRSDNFVDATCLPGLHESTSNIKELCISGSKLIPTVSPIHKLPDTSSTRISASDSSMYSFLEEEIYDVDGEIEEYLAFDNKELDDASWEQKEMRLAEKRSKRGIPPVSPNACIKDAVASEVFDHVWSSVIGILEELIKKNWETSITECDKQVQNLKAVTVKLPHLPAVRVTADARSIPLSRGSEARSASFGSHFVSSQVHRFSSNFCSDLNGVMTIQAKPLQQRHVATVEKTQNEQEDKQHSIGPSAPNSVCARLEKIAGNSVLSSSRVLLTSSRKLPSHKLPSLTSDQLSSKAPNTYSDQVLRGTKLSGSSDRLSSARAPTTRNKLPPINSEAVEQYLSIPRLQQSSHRGRYGCSRLSSAVPGSTEEWRLTGRTVIDQFSRPNTTHTFRVCYNTDTLQKRSLTPMDFVNHKGTGQGFLIGSQHYYRSFQRNPLTSRKRFQIAS, from the exons GAAGGGACTATCCAGAGGTTCCACAAATCAGTGCCTTTCTGGAAAAAGTGGAGAATCTCTTCCAGCAGTTTTTGCAAGAAATGTGCAGGAAGCCATCGACAATTATACTGG TGAAACGCTTTCATCACTTTCATCTAGTGGTTGTACAACACCCACGGAGTTGAATAATTCTTGGTCTGGAATAAACAGCTATGCTACCGGTTTGTCTAGTGAAAGAAGTTCAGTTTACTCCTGGAGGGATGAT GAATTTGATAAAGCCAACACACAGAGAGTGCATCAGTTACTTTGGGAGATCGATGAGATGCTGTTTGAAGGAAAAGTGACCTCCCAGACTCAGAGTCTGCAGGCAGAATGTGCAGACTGGGTTGACCAATTTCCTCATCTAAG GGTTCTTGGAAAGCAGCTCCTATTGCCGAAGGATGAAggctttcagcattttcagagcagaagtGATAACTTTGTGGATGCTACGTGTTTACCTGGCCTCCATGAATCTACTAGTAATATAAAAGa GCTCTGCATTTCAGGCTCTAAACTGATCCCTACAGTATCTCCAATACATAAATTACCAGACACAAGTTCTACTAGGATTTCTGCCTCTGACTCATCCATGTATTCATTCCTGGAAGAAGAAATCTATGATGTGGATGGAGAAATAGAAGAATATCTTGCCTTTGACAACAAGGAGCT TGATGATGCGAGCTGGGAACAAAAGGAAATGCGTCTTGCTGAGAAAAGGAGTAAGCGTGGCATTCCTCCTGTTTCTCCCAATGCCTGTATCAAAGATGCCGTGGCTTCTGAAGTATTTGATCATGTCTGGAGCAGTGTAATTGGAATATTGGAggaactgattaaaaaaaattgggaaaCTAGTATCACAG AGTGTGACAAACAGGTACAAAACCTGAAAGCTGTTACAGTGAAACTTCCACATTTGCCAGCTGTTCGTGTTACAGCAGATGCTAGGAGCATTCCTCTTTCGAGAGGCTCAGAAGCACGAAGTGCATCTTTTGGGTCTCATTTTGTTTCGTCACAG GTTCACCGTTTTTCCAGCAACTTTTGTAGCGATTTGAATGGTGTGATGACAATTCAAGCAAAGCCACTCCAACAGAGGCATGTTGCCACAgtagaaaaaacaca GAATGAGCAAGAAGACAAACAACATAGCATTGGCCCCAGTGCTCCAAATTCAGTGTGCGCTAGGTTGGAGAAGATTGCTGGTAACAGTGTTCTTTCATCATCTCGGGTACTGCTGACATCTTCCAGGAAGCTGCCAAGCCATAAGTTACCTTCTCTCACTTCTGACCAACTCTCCTCAAAAGCTCCCAATACGTACAGTGATCAAGTCCTTAGGGGGACTAAATT GAGTGGCAGCTCGGATCGTTTGTCTTCTGCTCGTGCACCTACAACCCGGAACAAGTTACCACCAATAAACTCAGAAGCTGTCGAACAGTATCTTTCAATACCTCGAttgcagcagagctct CATCGAGGACGATATGGTTGTAGCAGACTGTCAAGTGCTGTGCCTGGCAGTACCGAGGAATGGCGGCTCACAGGAAGAACTGTTATTGATCAGTTTTCAAGGCCCAACACAACTCACACGTTCAGGGTATGTTACAAT ACAGACACACTTCAGAAGAGATCGCTGACTCCCATGGATTTTGTGAACCACAAAGGGACAGGTCAAGGATTTTTAATAG GCTCACAGCATTACTACAGATCATTTCAGAGAAATCCTCTAACCTCAAGGAAGAGATTTCAGATTGCATCTTAA
- the FAM149A gene encoding protein FAM149A isoform X1, producing MLFEGKVTSQTQSLQAECADWVDQFPHLRVLGKQLLLPKDEGFQHFQSRSDNFVDATCLPGLHESTSNIKELCISGSKLIPTVSPIHKLPDTSSTRISASDSSMYSFLEEEIYDVDGEIEEYLAFDNKELDDASWEQKEMRLAEKRSKRGIPPVSPNACIKDAVASEVFDHVWSSVIGILEELIKKNWETSITECDKQVQNLKAVTVKLPHLPAVRVTADARSIPLSRGSEARSASFGSHFVSSQVHRFSSNFCSDLNGVMTIQAKPLQQRHVATVEKTQNEQEDKQHSIGPSAPNSVCARLEKIAGNSVLSSSRVLLTSSRKLPSHKLPSLTSDQLSSKAPNTYSDQVLRGTKLSGSSDRLSSARAPTTRNKLPPINSEAVEQYLSIPRLQQSSHRGRYGCSRLSSAVPGSTEEWRLTGRTVIDQFSRPNTTHTFRVCYNTDTLQKRSLTPMDFVNHKGTGQGFLIGSQHYYRSFQRNPLTSRKRFQIAS from the exons ATGCTGTTTGAAGGAAAAGTGACCTCCCAGACTCAGAGTCTGCAGGCAGAATGTGCAGACTGGGTTGACCAATTTCCTCATCTAAG GGTTCTTGGAAAGCAGCTCCTATTGCCGAAGGATGAAggctttcagcattttcagagcagaagtGATAACTTTGTGGATGCTACGTGTTTACCTGGCCTCCATGAATCTACTAGTAATATAAAAGa GCTCTGCATTTCAGGCTCTAAACTGATCCCTACAGTATCTCCAATACATAAATTACCAGACACAAGTTCTACTAGGATTTCTGCCTCTGACTCATCCATGTATTCATTCCTGGAAGAAGAAATCTATGATGTGGATGGAGAAATAGAAGAATATCTTGCCTTTGACAACAAGGAGCT TGATGATGCGAGCTGGGAACAAAAGGAAATGCGTCTTGCTGAGAAAAGGAGTAAGCGTGGCATTCCTCCTGTTTCTCCCAATGCCTGTATCAAAGATGCCGTGGCTTCTGAAGTATTTGATCATGTCTGGAGCAGTGTAATTGGAATATTGGAggaactgattaaaaaaaattgggaaaCTAGTATCACAG AGTGTGACAAACAGGTACAAAACCTGAAAGCTGTTACAGTGAAACTTCCACATTTGCCAGCTGTTCGTGTTACAGCAGATGCTAGGAGCATTCCTCTTTCGAGAGGCTCAGAAGCACGAAGTGCATCTTTTGGGTCTCATTTTGTTTCGTCACAG GTTCACCGTTTTTCCAGCAACTTTTGTAGCGATTTGAATGGTGTGATGACAATTCAAGCAAAGCCACTCCAACAGAGGCATGTTGCCACAgtagaaaaaacaca GAATGAGCAAGAAGACAAACAACATAGCATTGGCCCCAGTGCTCCAAATTCAGTGTGCGCTAGGTTGGAGAAGATTGCTGGTAACAGTGTTCTTTCATCATCTCGGGTACTGCTGACATCTTCCAGGAAGCTGCCAAGCCATAAGTTACCTTCTCTCACTTCTGACCAACTCTCCTCAAAAGCTCCCAATACGTACAGTGATCAAGTCCTTAGGGGGACTAAATT GAGTGGCAGCTCGGATCGTTTGTCTTCTGCTCGTGCACCTACAACCCGGAACAAGTTACCACCAATAAACTCAGAAGCTGTCGAACAGTATCTTTCAATACCTCGAttgcagcagagctct CATCGAGGACGATATGGTTGTAGCAGACTGTCAAGTGCTGTGCCTGGCAGTACCGAGGAATGGCGGCTCACAGGAAGAACTGTTATTGATCAGTTTTCAAGGCCCAACACAACTCACACGTTCAGGGTATGTTACAAT ACAGACACACTTCAGAAGAGATCGCTGACTCCCATGGATTTTGTGAACCACAAAGGGACAGGTCAAGGATTTTTAATAG GCTCACAGCATTACTACAGATCATTTCAGAGAAATCCTCTAACCTCAAGGAAGAGATTTCAGATTGCATCTTAA
- the FAM149A gene encoding protein FAM149A isoform X2: MLFEGKVTSQTQSLQAECADWVDQFPHLRVLGKQLLLPKDEGFQHFQSRSDNFVDATCLPGLHESTSNIKELCISGSKLIPTVSPIHKLPDTSSTRISASDSSMYSFLEEEIYDVDGEIEEYLAFDNKELDDASWEQKEMRLAEKRSKRGIPPVSPNACIKDAVASEVFDHVWSSVIGILEELIKKNWETSITECDKQVQNLKAVTVKLPHLPAVRVTADARSIPLSRGSEARSASFGSHFVSSQVHRFSSNFCSDLNGVMTIQAKPLQQRHVATVEKTQNEQEDKQHSIGPSAPNSVCARLEKIAGNSVLSSSRVLLTSSRKLPSHKLPSLTSDQLSSKAPNTYSDQVLRGTKLSGSSDRLSSARAPTTRNKLPPINSEAVEQYLSIPRLQQSSHRGRYGCSRLSSAVPGSTEEWRLTGRTVIDQFSRPNTTHTFRTDTLQKRSLTPMDFVNHKGTGQGFLIGSQHYYRSFQRNPLTSRKRFQIAS, encoded by the exons ATGCTGTTTGAAGGAAAAGTGACCTCCCAGACTCAGAGTCTGCAGGCAGAATGTGCAGACTGGGTTGACCAATTTCCTCATCTAAG GGTTCTTGGAAAGCAGCTCCTATTGCCGAAGGATGAAggctttcagcattttcagagcagaagtGATAACTTTGTGGATGCTACGTGTTTACCTGGCCTCCATGAATCTACTAGTAATATAAAAGa GCTCTGCATTTCAGGCTCTAAACTGATCCCTACAGTATCTCCAATACATAAATTACCAGACACAAGTTCTACTAGGATTTCTGCCTCTGACTCATCCATGTATTCATTCCTGGAAGAAGAAATCTATGATGTGGATGGAGAAATAGAAGAATATCTTGCCTTTGACAACAAGGAGCT TGATGATGCGAGCTGGGAACAAAAGGAAATGCGTCTTGCTGAGAAAAGGAGTAAGCGTGGCATTCCTCCTGTTTCTCCCAATGCCTGTATCAAAGATGCCGTGGCTTCTGAAGTATTTGATCATGTCTGGAGCAGTGTAATTGGAATATTGGAggaactgattaaaaaaaattgggaaaCTAGTATCACAG AGTGTGACAAACAGGTACAAAACCTGAAAGCTGTTACAGTGAAACTTCCACATTTGCCAGCTGTTCGTGTTACAGCAGATGCTAGGAGCATTCCTCTTTCGAGAGGCTCAGAAGCACGAAGTGCATCTTTTGGGTCTCATTTTGTTTCGTCACAG GTTCACCGTTTTTCCAGCAACTTTTGTAGCGATTTGAATGGTGTGATGACAATTCAAGCAAAGCCACTCCAACAGAGGCATGTTGCCACAgtagaaaaaacaca GAATGAGCAAGAAGACAAACAACATAGCATTGGCCCCAGTGCTCCAAATTCAGTGTGCGCTAGGTTGGAGAAGATTGCTGGTAACAGTGTTCTTTCATCATCTCGGGTACTGCTGACATCTTCCAGGAAGCTGCCAAGCCATAAGTTACCTTCTCTCACTTCTGACCAACTCTCCTCAAAAGCTCCCAATACGTACAGTGATCAAGTCCTTAGGGGGACTAAATT GAGTGGCAGCTCGGATCGTTTGTCTTCTGCTCGTGCACCTACAACCCGGAACAAGTTACCACCAATAAACTCAGAAGCTGTCGAACAGTATCTTTCAATACCTCGAttgcagcagagctct CATCGAGGACGATATGGTTGTAGCAGACTGTCAAGTGCTGTGCCTGGCAGTACCGAGGAATGGCGGCTCACAGGAAGAACTGTTATTGATCAGTTTTCAAGGCCCAACACAACTCACACGTTCAGG ACAGACACACTTCAGAAGAGATCGCTGACTCCCATGGATTTTGTGAACCACAAAGGGACAGGTCAAGGATTTTTAATAG GCTCACAGCATTACTACAGATCATTTCAGAGAAATCCTCTAACCTCAAGGAAGAGATTTCAGATTGCATCTTAA